The proteins below come from a single Dinghuibacter silviterrae genomic window:
- a CDS encoding HdeD family acid-resistance protein: MTLTDTLQTSIKNWWLFIIKGLALLAAGIFIFSRPLEGYIGLSIMFSVVILVSGFSQIFFATANTKHNKGWGWTLVSGVLDVIIGIYLYAFPLITMATLPFILGFWLILRSFYLMGSAYELKALGVAQWGWLLFGGIVLLAASFFVLYYPAAGAVSIIVSSGVAFLIGGFLNIFLAFRLKALKK; the protein is encoded by the coding sequence ATGACCCTCACCGACACACTCCAAACAAGCATTAAGAACTGGTGGCTGTTCATCATCAAGGGCCTTGCGCTCCTGGCAGCCGGTATCTTTATCTTTTCCCGCCCTCTGGAAGGTTATATCGGGTTGAGTATTATGTTTAGTGTGGTTATCCTGGTATCCGGTTTTTCGCAGATCTTTTTTGCAACGGCCAACACAAAACACAACAAAGGCTGGGGCTGGACCCTGGTCTCCGGTGTGCTGGACGTGATCATCGGGATCTACCTGTATGCGTTCCCCCTGATCACGATGGCCACCCTGCCCTTTATCCTGGGGTTCTGGCTGATCCTTCGGTCCTTTTACCTGATGGGGTCGGCGTATGAACTAAAAGCCCTGGGGGTAGCGCAGTGGGGTTGGCTACTCTTCGGCGGGATCGTCCTGCTGGCCGCCTCTTTTTTCGTCCTTTATTACCCAGCGGCCGGCGCCGTGAGCATCATCGTTAGCTCCGGGGTGGCCTTCTTGATCGGGGGTTTTCTGAACATTTTTCTTGCCTTCCGGCTGAAGGCTTTAAAGAAGTGA
- a CDS encoding SemiSWEET transporter, whose translation MNTSTLTGLAAAFCTTVSFLPQALQTIRTRNTASISLPMYALFTLGTLLWLIYGVWTSNMPVYIANGITLVLAMIILAYKIKYK comes from the coding sequence GTGAACACCAGCACCCTCACCGGGCTCGCCGCAGCCTTTTGCACCACCGTTTCCTTTTTACCACAGGCCCTCCAGACGATCCGTACGCGGAACACGGCAAGCATATCCCTGCCGATGTATGCCTTGTTTACACTGGGCACCCTGTTGTGGTTAATATACGGGGTCTGGACGTCAAACATGCCGGTATACATCGCCAATGGGATCACGCTGGTGCTGGCGATGATTATCCTCGCTTATAAGATTAAGTACAAGTAA
- a CDS encoding TfoX/Sxy family protein, which translates to MAYDPLLADRIRELIVLRASDVVEKTMFGGLSFMVNDKMCVSTKNDRIMLRLSPETYEIELQGDGVSPMIHSGREMKGFLFVTGPTIQTKAGLSRWVNLALDYNEVALPSPGKRTTSSPKPPTGKKKK; encoded by the coding sequence ATGGCCTATGATCCACTTCTTGCCGATCGCATCCGCGAACTGATTGTCCTACGCGCCAGTGACGTCGTAGAAAAAACCATGTTTGGTGGTCTCTCTTTTATGGTCAACGATAAGATGTGCGTTTCCACAAAGAACGACCGCATCATGCTCCGGCTGTCGCCGGAGACCTACGAGATCGAGCTTCAGGGGGATGGGGTCTCGCCGATGATCCATAGCGGACGCGAAATGAAGGGGTTTCTTTTCGTCACGGGGCCGACTATTCAGACGAAGGCCGGGTTAAGCCGTTGGGTCAACCTCGCCCTGGACTACAATGAGGTCGCCCTCCCGTCTCCCGGCAAAAGGACGACCAGCTCGCCAAAGCCGCCTACCGGCAAAAAGAAGAAATAG
- a CDS encoding asparaginase domain-containing protein, which yields MTIRIFVTGGTFDKEYNELSGELFFKETHLPEMLLRSRSTLDVTVRTLMMIDSLNMTNEDRELIAHQCRNAHEDKIVITHGTDTMSVTARMLAEKVPGKTIVLTGAMIPYKFGSSDGFFNLGNALAFAQSLPPGVYVAMNGRAFNSDNVRKNKQTGQFEELH from the coding sequence ATGACCATTCGCATTTTTGTTACGGGAGGAACCTTTGACAAGGAGTACAACGAACTCAGCGGGGAGTTGTTTTTCAAGGAAACACACTTGCCGGAAATGCTTTTGCGCAGCCGCAGTACGCTCGACGTCACCGTCCGGACGTTGATGATGATCGACAGCCTGAACATGACCAACGAAGACCGGGAGCTGATCGCCCACCAGTGCCGCAACGCGCACGAGGACAAGATCGTCATCACCCATGGGACGGATACGATGTCCGTTACAGCGCGGATGCTCGCGGAGAAAGTACCGGGCAAAACGATCGTCCTGACGGGTGCGATGATCCCTTATAAATTCGGGAGCTCGGACGGGTTTTTTAACCTGGGGAACGCGCTGGCGTTTGCCCAGTCGCTGCCGCCGGGTGTGTACGTGGCCATGAACGGGCGCGCGTTTAACTCGGACAACGTCCGGAAGAACAAACAGACGGGGCAATTCGAAGAGCTGCACTGA
- the msrA gene encoding peptide-methionine (S)-S-oxide reductase MsrA, with product MKTILSTAVFALLLGTSCAQTPSVKIPRATSTKPAPGEKVATFSEGCFWHAEIVFQSLEGVRDAVSGYSGGTDTDPTYEKVETGETGHAETVNVYYDPARISYETLVKAFFASQDPTEVNRQGNDVGTQYRSVAFYRNDQEKATILAEIKRITPQYKAPIATQVVPFEHFYPAEAYHQEYIYHHPENPYVEGVSIPDYLRFRQTFPGPYKAL from the coding sequence ATGAAAACTATCCTTAGCACGGCTGTATTCGCGCTTTTGCTCGGCACTAGTTGCGCGCAAACCCCTTCCGTAAAGATCCCGCGGGCGACGTCCACAAAACCCGCTCCCGGCGAAAAGGTCGCCACCTTTTCCGAGGGCTGTTTCTGGCACGCGGAAATTGTTTTCCAGAGCCTGGAGGGCGTCAGGGACGCGGTTTCCGGTTATTCGGGCGGAACGGACACCGACCCGACGTATGAAAAGGTGGAAACGGGTGAGACGGGTCACGCCGAAACGGTAAACGTTTACTACGACCCGGCCAGGATCAGCTACGAAACCCTCGTCAAGGCCTTTTTTGCAAGCCAGGACCCCACCGAAGTCAACCGCCAGGGTAACGACGTGGGCACCCAATACCGGTCGGTCGCCTTTTACCGGAACGACCAGGAGAAGGCCACCATTCTCGCGGAGATCAAACGGATCACGCCTCAATACAAGGCGCCCATCGCCACACAGGTGGTGCCGTTCGAGCATTTCTATCCGGCGGAGGCATATCACCAGGAGTACATTTATCATCATCCGGAGAATCCGTATGTGGAGGGAGTGTCCATCCCGGATTACCTGAGGTTCCGGCAGACTTTTCCGGGGCCGTACAAAGCACTTTAG
- a CDS encoding DUF1349 domain-containing protein, with protein MQPGDDAAFKQLFRDACRRCFRRELSVPLSATESKFLCAEVLSETGAPIAWRTVQQHSLWVHLEVAEESRQTGPTGVMLEALARYVAAAGDAGVRGGAAAASGAAATPGPTEGDGGPAEGPYPFWFRYKEAFHRDRLPAVVHELGLPDAHLVPRGLAKRFFFHTFRGAEQFILWGKLLVPERIRHSWLAWLAFLLLTSLAVVWGVREYYARKTNTFTDTFTQVAGDSLYTRGWMRVDPDSTWWNRRTDNPGALTLFTLQGDNWPDSSANPWIGNLLLRPLGGDCFTAEVQFSGFTPTANWQQAGLLLMEDTSLRARSVRISIAYNDYFEDYVQPRQIIVEGVSSASDPNRKPEEFLHKTLYLLGWGKDSLIYESMHHTALRIEKRGTSYRFLYAGGQTDNFIFQEVGSRSIYFTPRYIALFALKGFGRPAQELPVQVRFFSVQTGACEP; from the coding sequence ATGCAACCAGGAGACGACGCCGCCTTTAAACAATTGTTCCGCGACGCCTGCCGGCGCTGTTTCCGGCGGGAGCTATCGGTGCCCCTGTCCGCGACCGAAAGCAAGTTCTTGTGCGCCGAGGTGCTGTCAGAAACCGGCGCGCCGATCGCCTGGCGCACGGTGCAGCAGCATTCGCTGTGGGTGCACCTGGAGGTGGCGGAGGAGAGCAGGCAGACGGGGCCTACGGGGGTGATGCTGGAGGCGCTGGCGCGATATGTTGCGGCGGCGGGTGACGCCGGCGTGCGCGGCGGAGCTGCTGCTGCGAGCGGCGCGGCGGCTACGCCGGGCCCCACCGAAGGGGACGGTGGCCCGGCTGAAGGGCCCTACCCATTCTGGTTCCGCTACAAGGAGGCCTTCCACCGCGACCGCCTCCCGGCCGTCGTCCACGAACTGGGGTTGCCCGACGCACACCTTGTTCCCCGCGGGCTTGCCAAAAGATTTTTCTTCCATACGTTCCGGGGCGCGGAGCAATTCATCTTATGGGGGAAGCTCCTCGTACCCGAACGGATCCGGCATTCGTGGCTGGCATGGCTGGCCTTTCTTTTGCTGACCTCCCTGGCCGTCGTTTGGGGCGTCCGCGAATATTATGCCCGGAAGACCAATACGTTTACCGATACGTTCACACAAGTCGCCGGCGACTCCCTGTATACCCGTGGCTGGATGCGGGTTGATCCGGACAGCACGTGGTGGAACAGACGCACCGATAATCCGGGCGCCCTTACGCTGTTTACGCTCCAGGGGGACAACTGGCCCGATTCCTCCGCCAACCCCTGGATCGGCAACCTTCTGCTGCGGCCCCTGGGCGGGGATTGTTTTACCGCCGAAGTCCAGTTCTCCGGGTTTACGCCCACCGCCAACTGGCAACAGGCCGGTCTTCTCCTCATGGAAGATACCAGCCTGCGCGCCCGGAGCGTCCGTATTTCGATCGCCTACAACGACTACTTCGAGGACTACGTCCAGCCGCGGCAAATCATCGTCGAAGGAGTCAGCTCCGCCAGCGACCCCAACCGGAAACCGGAGGAGTTCCTCCACAAAACCCTTTACCTGCTGGGGTGGGGGAAAGACAGCCTGATCTACGAAAGTATGCACCACACGGCCCTGCGCATCGAGAAACGCGGGACCAGCTATCGCTTTCTATACGCGGGCGGGCAAACCGATAACTTTATCTTCCAGGAGGTCGGGAGCCGGAGCATCTACTTCACACCGCGTTATATCGCGCTGTTTGCCCTTAAAGGCTTCGGGCGCCCGGCGCAGGAGCTGCCTGTGCAGGTGCGGTTTTTCAGCGTGCAGACAGGGGCGTGCGAGCCCTAA